In Suricata suricatta isolate VVHF042 unplaced genomic scaffold, meerkat_22Aug2017_6uvM2_HiC HiC_scaffold_34230, whole genome shotgun sequence, the genomic window AGTACGTGTCCACTGCGGCCCGCGCGTCCTCCAGGAAGTCCTTATCCCGGTTCCTGCACTCCGCGGCGATCCGCCCCAGCTCCGTCACCGCCCGGTACTCCCCCACGTCGCTGTCGAAGCGCGCGTT contains:
- the LOC115285024 gene encoding HLA class II histocompatibility antigen, DR beta 5 chain-like, yielding MQQVKFECRFTNGTERVQYLARVIYNQEENARFDSDVGEYRAVTELGRIAAECRNRDKDFLEDARAAVDTYCRHNYGVGESR